A single window of Rhodococcus jostii RHA1 DNA harbors:
- the pafA gene encoding Pup--protein ligase, with amino-acid sequence MQRRIMGIETEFGVTCTFHGHRRLSPDEVARYLFRRVVSWGRSSNVFLRNGARLYLDVGSHPEYATAECDNLIQLVNHDRAGERVLEELLIDAEQRLAEEGIGGDIYLFKNNTDSAGNSYGCHENFLVARAGEFSRISDVLLPFLVTRQLICGAGKVLQTPKAATFCLSQRAEHIWEGVSSATTRSRPIINTRDEPHADAEKYRRLHVIVGDSNMSESTTMLKVGTAALVLEMIEAGVSFRDFALDNPIRAIREVSHDVTGRRPVRLAGGRQASALDIQREYHARAVEHLQNRDPDPQVTQVVDLWGRMLDAVETQDFAKVDTEIDWVIKRKLFQRYQDRHGFELADPKIAQLDLAYHDIKRGRGVFDVLQRKGLVKRITEDETIEAAVDTPPQTTRAKLRGEFITAAQEAGRDFTVDWVHLKLNDQAQRTVLCKDPFRSVDERVERLIASM; translated from the coding sequence GTGCAGCGACGAATCATGGGAATTGAGACAGAGTTCGGTGTGACCTGCACCTTCCATGGTCACAGGCGACTGAGCCCGGACGAGGTTGCGCGCTACCTGTTCCGGCGGGTGGTGTCGTGGGGCCGGAGCTCCAACGTGTTTCTCCGGAACGGTGCCCGCCTGTATCTGGACGTCGGCTCGCACCCCGAATACGCCACAGCCGAGTGCGACAACCTCATCCAGTTGGTCAACCACGACCGGGCGGGGGAGCGCGTTCTCGAGGAGCTGTTGATCGACGCCGAACAGCGGCTCGCCGAGGAAGGCATCGGCGGCGACATCTACCTGTTCAAGAACAACACGGACTCGGCAGGCAATTCGTACGGCTGTCACGAGAACTTCCTCGTGGCCCGGGCCGGCGAATTCTCCCGGATCTCGGACGTGCTGCTCCCGTTCCTGGTGACGCGGCAGCTGATCTGCGGCGCAGGCAAGGTCCTGCAGACGCCGAAGGCGGCCACGTTCTGCCTGTCGCAGCGCGCCGAGCACATCTGGGAGGGCGTGTCCTCGGCGACCACGCGGTCGCGGCCCATCATCAACACCCGTGACGAGCCGCACGCCGACGCGGAGAAGTACCGCCGCCTGCACGTGATCGTCGGCGACTCGAACATGTCCGAGTCCACCACCATGCTGAAGGTGGGCACGGCGGCGCTCGTGCTCGAGATGATCGAGGCCGGGGTGTCGTTCCGCGACTTCGCGCTCGACAACCCGATCCGCGCCATCCGCGAGGTCAGTCACGACGTCACCGGACGCCGCCCGGTGCGGCTCGCCGGCGGCAGGCAGGCCAGCGCCCTCGACATTCAGCGGGAGTACCACGCGCGCGCGGTGGAACACCTGCAGAACCGGGATCCCGATCCGCAGGTCACTCAGGTGGTCGACCTCTGGGGTCGCATGCTCGACGCCGTCGAGACGCAGGACTTCGCGAAGGTCGACACGGAGATCGACTGGGTGATCAAGCGCAAGCTGTTCCAGCGCTACCAGGACCGGCACGGCTTCGAGCTGGCCGACCCGAAGATCGCGCAGCTGGATCTGGCGTACCACGACATCAAACGCGGTCGCGGCGTGTTCGACGTGCTGCAGCGTAAGGGGCTGGTGAAGCGGATCACCGAGGACGAGACGATCGAGGCGGCGGTGGACACTCCGCCGCAGACCACCCGGGCGAAGCTGCGCGGCGAGTTCATCACCGCGGCGCAGGAGGCCGGACGCGACTTCACGGTCGACTGGGTGCACCTCAAGCTCAACGACCAGGCCCAGCGGACGGTGCTGTGCAAGGACCCGTTCCGGTCGGTCGACGAGCGGGTGGAGCGCCTGATTGCCTCGATGTAG